A genomic region of Bactrocera dorsalis isolate Fly_Bdor chromosome 3, ASM2337382v1, whole genome shotgun sequence contains the following coding sequences:
- the LOC125777872 gene encoding UDP-glucosyltransferase 2-like → MRRSCGMAGLTTGHLLLLLGLCCTLVQASYPLKILGLFPHPGISHFHFFHPIMRGLAEKGHDVTVLSHFPDKSPPARYRDLPLTRHETLTNSVDLKFFETQHFYQHFVEFYMLHEWGKDACNLTLRSDALAQVLRQRQHFDVIIMEQFNSDCMTAVAHQLKAPFIGLSSCAMMAWHYDRVGMPMVPSVMPTLFMGQSEDMTFGARLANWFTDHTMRFLYDFYTTPTTDAMVRHKFGHDMPSVGELAKETSMLFVNQHFSLSGVKPLPPSVIDLGGIHIQKAKPLDPELQKFLDNAEHGVVFISWGSMIRADTLPPAKREAIVRAVKRLKQRVIWKWENSTLANKPDNLYVSKWLPQRDILCHPNVKVFLSHGGLMGSSEAAYCGVPVVVTPMYGDQFVNAAALKYRGMGVVLKYGDITENSVLRSIREVLKKQYMDNAKAVSFSYRHRPQSALETAIWWVEYVAKTEGAPLLKAHAVQVSRFVYYSLDIYLFIAAIISISVVSWSFICSRWCSRRPKAAKQKSN, encoded by the exons ATGCGAAGAAGTTGCG GGATGGCGGGACTAACGACCGGCcacttgttgctgttgcttggcCTTTGTTGCACACTGGTGCAAGCCAGTTACCCACTCAAAATACTAGGTTTATTTCCACACCCAGGCATTAGTCACTTCCACTTCTTCCACCCCATTATGAGGGGCTTGGCCGAGAAAGGTCATGATGTTACTGTGTTAAGCCATTTTCCCGATAAAAGTCCACCGGCACGTTACAGAGATCTGCCGTTAACACGTCATGAAACTTTGACGAATAGTGTGGACTTGAAG TTCTTTGAAACGCAACACTTCTACCAGCACTTCGTGGAATTCTATATGCTCCACGAATGGGGGAAGGACGCCTGCAATCTCACATTGCGCTCCGATGCTTTGGCGCAGGTGTTGCGACAGCGCCAACATTTCGATGTGATCATCATGGAGCAATTCAATAGCGATTGCATGACAGCGGTGGCACATCAACTCAAGGCGCCATTCATAGGGTTAAGCAG TTGTGCTATGATGGCTTGGCATTACGATCGCGTAGGCATGCCCATGGTACCGTCAGTTATGCCCACATTATTTATGGGACAATCCGAGGACATGACATTCGGCGCTCGTCTCGCCAACTGGTTCACCGATCACACGATGCGTTTCCTTTACGA TTTTTACACCACGCCCACCACCGATGCCATGGTACGCCACAAATTCGGACACGATATGCCCTCGGTAGGCGAATTGGCGAAAGAAACATCAATGCTATTCGTCAATCAGCATTTCTCCTTGAGCGGTGTCAAACCGCTGCCACCGTCCGTTATCGATCTCGGCGGCATACACATACAGAAGGCCAAGCCACTGGATCCCGAACTGCAAAAGTTTCTCGATAATGCCGAACATGGTGTGGTCTTCATTAGTTGGGGTTCTATGATACGAGCCGACACTTTGCCGCCCGCCAAACGTGAGGCTATTGTACGCGCTGTGAAGCGACTCAAACAACGGGTGATTTGGAAATGGGAGAACAGCACTCTGGCGAACAAGCCGGATAATCTGTATGTTAGCAAGTGGTTGCCACAACGTGATATACTCTGTCATCCGAATGTGAAGGTGTTCCTATCGCATGGCGGTCTAATGGGTAGTTCGGAGGCGGCTTACTGTGGTGTACCAGTAGTGGTCACGCCCATGTATGGTGATCAGTTTGTGAATGCGGCGGCGTTAAAGTATCGCGGTATGGGTGTGGTGCTGAAATATGGCGATATCACCGAGAATTCCGTGCTGCGTTCAATAAGAGAGGTGTTGAAGAAACA ATATATGGATAACGCCAAAGCGGTCTCATTCTCCTACAGACATCGTCCGCAGAGCGCACTCGAGACCGCCATTTGGTGGGTGGAATATGTCGCTAAAACCGAGGGTGCGCCGCTTCTTAAAGCTCACGCCGTGCAAGTGTCGCGCTTCGTTTACTACTCTTTGGATATTTATCTATTCATTGCTGCCATTATATCCATATCGGTTGTGAGTTGGAGCTTTATATGCAGTAGATGGTGTTCGCGGCGTCCAAAGGCCGCTAAACAAAAGTCTAATTGA
- the LOC125777873 gene encoding UDP-glucosyltransferase 2-like, whose protein sequence is MRRSCGMAGLTTGHLLLLLGLCCTLVQASYPLKILGLFPHPGISHFHFFHPIMRGLAEKGHDVTVLSHFPDKSPPARYRDLPLTRHETLTNSVDLKFFETQHFYDHFGVFFLLHEWAKDACNLTLRSDALAQVLRQRQHFDVIIMEQFNSDCMAAVAHQLKAPFIGLSSSAMMAWHYDRVGMPMVPSVMPTLFMGQSEDMTFGARLANWFTDHSMRFLYDNFNTPAIDVMVRHKFGHDMPSVGELAKETSMLFVNQHFSLNGVKPLPPSVIDLGGIHIQKAKPMDPELQKFLDNAEHGVVFISWGSMIRADTLPPAKREAIVRAVKRLKQRVIWKWENSTLANKPDNLYVRKWLPQRDILCHPNVKVFLSHGGLMGSSEAAYCGVPVVVTPMYGDQFVNAAALKYRGMGVVLKYGDITENSVLRSIREVLKKQYMDNAKAVSFSYRHRPQSALETAIWWVEYVAKTEGAPLLKAHAVQVSRFVYYSLDIYLFIAAIIFISVVSWSFICSRWCSRRPKAAKQKSN, encoded by the exons ATGCGAAGAAGTTGCG GGATGGCGGGACTAACGACCGGCcacttgttgctgttgcttggcCTTTGTTGCACACTGGTGCAAGCCAGTTACCCACTCAAAATACTAGGTTTATTTCCACACCCAGGCATTAGTCACTTCCACTTCTTCCACCCTATTATGAGGGGCTTGGCCGAGAAAGGTCATGATGTTACTGTGTTAAGCCATTTTCCCGATAAAAGTCCACCGGCACGTTACAGAGATCTGCCATTAACACGTCATGAAACTTTGACGAATAGTGTGGACTTGAAG TTCTTTGAAACGCAACACTTCTACGATCACTTCGGGGTATTCTTTTTGCTTCACGAATGGGCGAAGGACGCCTGCAATCTCACATTGCGCTCCGATGCTTTGGCGCAGGTGTTGCGACAGCGCCAACATTTCGATGTGATCATCATGGAGCAATTCAATAGCGATTGCATGGCAGCGGTGGCACATCAACTCAAGGCGCCATTCATAGGGTTAAGCAG TTCTGCTATGATGGCTTGGCATTACGATCGCGTGGGCATGCCCATGGTACCATCAGTTATGCCAACATTATTTATGGGCCAATCCGAGGACATGACATTCGGCGCTCGTCTCGCCAACTGGTTCACCGATCACTCGATGCGTTTCCTTTACGA TAATTTCAACACGCCCGCTATCGATGTCATGGTACGTCACAAATTCGGACACGATATGCCCTCGGTAGGCGAGTTAGCGAAAGAAACATCAATGCTATTCGTCAATCAGCATTTCTCCTTAAACGGTGTCAAACCGTTGCCGCCGTCCGTAATCGATCTCGGCGGCATACACATACAGAAGGCCAAGCCAATGGATCCCGAACTGCAAAAGTTTCTCGATAATGCCGAACATGGTGTTGTCTTCATTAGTTGGGGCTCTATGATACGAGCTGACACTTTGCCGCCCGCCAAACGTGAGGCTATTGTACGCGCTGTGAAGCGACTCAAACAACGGGTGATTTGGAAATGGGAGAACAGTACTCTGGCGAACAAGCCGGATAATCTGTATGTTAGAAAGTGGTTACCACAACGTGATATACTCTGTCATCCGAATGTGAAGGTATTCTTATCGCATGGCGGTCTAATGGGTAGCTCGGAAGCAGCTTACTGTGGTGTACCAGTAGTGGTAACGCCCATGTATGGTGATCAGTTTGTGAATGCGGCGGCGTTGAAGTATCGCGGTATGGGTGTAGTGCTGAAATATGGCGATATCACCGAGAATTCCGTGCTGCGTTCAATAAGAGAGGTGTTGAAGAAACA ATATATGGATAACGCCAAAGCGGTCTCATTCTCCTACAGACATCGACCGCAGAGCGCACTCGAGACCGCCATCTGGTGGGTGGAATATGTCGCCAAAACCGAGGGTGCGCCACTTCTTAAAGCTCACGCCGTGCAAGTATCGCGCTTCGTTTACTACTCTTTGGATATTTATCTATTCATTGCTGCCATTATATTCATATCGGTTGTGAGTTGGAGCTTTATATGTAGTAGATGGTGTTCGCGGCGTCCAAAGGCCGCAAAACAAAAGTCAAATTGA